A genomic region of Colletotrichum destructivum chromosome 1, complete sequence contains the following coding sequences:
- a CDS encoding Putative membrane-associated, eicosanoid/glutathione metabolism (MAPEG) protein, with protein sequence MAFFSLDLAQKGFSLYTLPAALAMAMLPNIYAAALSGPHYDLCNPRKLQNSITADDKLDKIVKERILRAKAASKNAFETLGFHSAAVVAANVADVDARTVNVLTLGYVVCRALYNIIYVRLQDNRNFGPLRSLVWMASIGISFSLYFKAAAQLASS encoded by the exons ATGGCTTTCTTCAGTCTTGATCTTGCCCAGAAGGGTTTTTCCCTCTACACT CTCCCGGCAGCTCTTgcgatggcgatgctgcCCAACatctacgccgccgccttgtcAGGACCGCATTACGACCTCTGCAACCCGCGAAAGCTTCAGAACAGCATCACCGCTGACGACAAGCTGGATAAGATC GTAAAGGAACGTATCCTCCGCGCCAAGGCGGCGTCCAAAAACGCCTTCGAGACGCTGGGTTTCCATtctgccgccgtcgtggctgcTAACGTAGCCGACGTCGATGCTCGCACCGTCAACGTCCTTACCCTCGGCTACGTAGTCTGCCGAGCTCTGTACAACATCATTTACGTACGTCTGCAGGACAACCGCAACTTTGGCCCGCTGCGAAGCCTTGTGTGGATGGCTAGTATCGGGATCAGCTTCAGCCTGTATTTCAAGGCAGCTGCCCAGCTGGCGTCTTCCTAA
- a CDS encoding Putative SANT/Myb domain, Homeobox-like domain superfamily, Helicase/SANT-associated: MTEVGPADRSRLLRSKRDEFTSIVTSRKRKLRQLFAVATESDALPTNDFANPDAPPTSAAELQFLQTCDISQGRKLNEANVPARPQLRYDALRHSLDRSGLFAPEPTPAPATKQDAVTESQTNEAPLPSQRQPVAETSDENGIPPSPRITAGAPLPSSLPPKPPTPVSVAAAPATSTPSGVARPSVVPAPVTSPSPAAVPPKDPLHASRQEASEAADAADAEVAEKSAPSPARNESSGVYKQPESRSADASHVAPAQPAQHAPQPPATQLPPRPDVKQPEEAKSPAVKLPPDVSRAAEGFSSPSSTTQTAATPAVHDVSTDTSPDNEGPQYLEPAEVQNETDAADGAEQAKESDTGHSSDADSNHARIPDGPEAQLLQESMAMDSKPTPAAAQAAAKQPTPPSVPVVPVVPVATSKEVSEQATPSIPPIAQDAPLTKVEPIMSAAVKEIPDSQESQDADRMDVDQPATTQTEEKPSVQVQDTRAESKTAETQQTPSQAPVETPQDPERAVTRTASGTIRQKSVAEILGGSTPMDSAQTGVAVKVPPSQLTPMTATPKSPTRPKVFANKKKEKEKAKNKPSAVVFGKQTKRSVDKSLMPSQQKQSFLPTDDYFTPLFVQGFTQTSKWMKPIEVVLNQSHKTVSTPDAYVAIQDNQACRVLRRVYHLQQHDKWSLRQPKRCPEPVRPESHWDVLLHEMKWMRTDFREEKKWRLAAARNLAHACAEWVASTEDERKELQVSSYIPPLPQPADTEADISMAETAMDVVDAQATPELVPSGDQDSPEHVDELQEEAIETVAPSAIFALEEDDVVFELRSSPATDQLLQELPMYGTPLKVPAFDFTGPEFDPDAHWRRPALPLSKYVEGEMKLSSDGPPRKRSRYQYEEEEDDDDERVVFGSQPAKKMKLPPQNTDVALFNPEMKPIRDRLHAGHQFRPPAEYQMPMQNFYECRSPSQWTLSEDDELRSLVREYSYNWSLISSLLTPRSLFNSGAERRTPWECFERWINLEGLPTDMQKTQYFKAYQNRIDAANRVIMQQNQIAQQQAAGSTTPATPVARRRPSTPLRVERRRNQKHLTLIDAMRKLAKKRETAAQKQQHATQMAAMRKANEAAQPRGPTKTPRDYSLMRWERDQQLAEKVAQFHRRQEDQRRIAMQARQGQVAAQIASTPGAGQAQPNAAAQVNGTIPRPNMPNQLAVPGQAGRGRMPVQAPTANMGGVPAQMGGLVPPAMQMNGVPQAQMQAAMQAQHRMPMPNPQPDVNLMLQARRISEQQRQAVQLQQAQQQAQQQAHPQQPQQQHQPQQQQGQQMHQGTPTSHASQSHSPPNMRPASVNGVNGANGVNGVNQQNIYANAQALMASVNSANGVGVSTPPAGGLHMPNGTAGSPRPLTQVPASIQVQLNNLENQYRAKNPNLTPEQVRQAATEYLTRLMIAQRTNMSQNAMNAAAGGGGAASPGIANGLAATTSPHQYAALLRQQQQQQAAAAAAQNGQPQNGQHQQTHHQQHHGQQAQLHHQQQQHGQQHHAQQQQNGQQPHAQQQHVQPQHTQHQQHQVRAQPTPQPQPQPQTQHTPQPPQPQQLPKQAQHQQQHQPQQIQRAPSAQPTQPAQQHLQQAQQVQKPPTPHTPVQQVQKPPTPVAPVAPVQKPPTPQMQKAQTPQMQKAQTPQMQKAQTPQMQQQAQAQPQAQQQAQQAAQQAQQQRQASGSATPSATPAT; encoded by the exons ATGACTGAGGTCGGGCCTGCCGACCGCTCCAGGCTTTTGCGATCAAAACGCGATGAATTCAC CTCAATTGTAacgtcgaggaagcggaAGCTCCGCCAGCTCTTCGCTGTCGCGACCGAGAGCGATGCACTCCCGACAAATGACTTCGCGAACCCCGACGCGCCGCCCACCTCAGCAGCCGAACTGCAATTTTTGCAAACCTGCGACATTTCACA AGGCCGAAAGCTGAATGAAGCGAATGTTCCTGCCCGACCTCAACTGCGCTACGATGCGTTGAGGCACTCCCTCGACCGTTCTGGCCTTTTCGCACCAGAGCCTACGCCCGCGCCTGCTACAAAGCAAGATGCCGTCACCGAATCTCAAACGAACGAAGCTCCTCTGCCGTCGCAACGGCAGCCTGTAGCCGAAACCAGCGATGAGAATGGCATCCCGCCGTCACCTCGAATAACCGCGGgcgctcctcttccttcaTCACTTCCGCCGAAGCCCCCAACGCCTGTGTCCGttgcagcagcaccggcgaCTTCGACTCCATCCGGCGTTGCGAGACCGTCCGTTGTACCCGCCCCGGtcacctcgccgtcgccagctGCGGTTCCCCCAAAGGATCCTCTTCATGCATCGCGACAGGAGGCTAGCGAGGCTGCAGATGCTGCAGATGCTGAAGTTGCCGAGAAGTCCGCTCCCTCTCCGGCGCGGAATGAGTCCAGCGGCGTCTACAAGCAGCCAGAATCCCGGTCAGCCGATGCGTCCCATGTAGCTCCCGCTCAACCCGCTCAACACGCTCCTCAACCACCGGCTACTCAACTGCCCCCCCGGCCCGATGTCAAGCAACCGGAGGAAGCGAAGTCTCCGGCTGTGAAGCTGCCGCCCGATGTCTCGAGGGCAGCAGAAGGGTTCtcttcgccgagctcgaccacACAAACTGCCGCGACACCGGCTGTTCATGATGTTTCTACAGATACCAGCCCAGACAATGAAGGTCCCCAATATCTGGAACCGGCAGAGGTTCAAAATGAGACCGACGCAGCGGACGGTGCCGAACAAGCTAAGGAATCCGATACCGGCCATTCTTCTGATGCCGATTCAAACCATGCTAGAATTCCGGACGGGCCCGAGGCCCAGCTTCTGCAGGAGTCCATGGCGATGGACTCAAAGccaacaccagcagcagctcaagCCGCCGCGAAGCAGCCAACGCCCCCTTCCGTCCCTGTTGTCCCTGTTGTACCTGTCGCCACTTCGAAGGAAGTGTCCGAGCAAGCGACGCCGTCTATCCCACCCATTGCGCAAGATGCCCCTCTCACGAAGGTTGAGCCAATTATGTCTGCTGCAGTCAAAGAAATCCCAGACAGCCAGGAATCCCAAGACGCAGACAGAATGGATGTGGATCAACCCGCCACTACCCAAACAGAAGAAAAACCTTCTGTCCAGGTACAGGACACTCGTGCCGAATCAAAGACAGCCGAGACTCAACAAACTCCATCTCAAGCGCCAGTGGAGACACCGCAGGACCCTGAGCGAGCGGTCACTAGAACTGCGTCTGGCACAATAAGACAAAAGTCCGTTGCCGAAATCTTGGGAGGATCGACACCTATGGACTCTGCCCAGACCGGCGTGGCCGTCAAGGTACCACCCAGCCAGCTGACGCCAATGACGGCTACTCCCAAGTCCCCGACCAGGCCAAAAGTCTTTgcgaacaagaagaaggagaaggagaaagcTAAGAACAAACCGTCCGCAGTGGTCTTTGGCAAGCAGACCAAGCGGTCCGTCGACAAGTCCCTAATGCCCAGTCAGCAGAAGCAGAGTTTCCTCCCCACAGACGACTACTTCACGCCACTCTTTGTCCAGGGCTTTACTCAGACATCAAAGTGGATGAAGCCGATTGAAGTTGTTCTCAACCAATCCCACAAGACGGTCTCTACCCCGGACGCCTATGTGGCTATCCAAGACAACCAAGCATGTCGAGTTCTTCGCCGAGTTTATCACCTTCAGCAGCACGACAAATGGTCGCTACGGCAGCCCAAGAGATGCCCAGAACCTGTACGCCCAGAGTCCCACTGGGATGTCCTTCTCCATGAGATGAAATGGATGAGGACGGACTtcagagaagagaagaagtgGAGACTCGCGGCCGCTCGCAATCTTGCTCATGCTTGCGCGGAATGGGTCGCCTCGACCGAGGATGAACGCAAGGAGCTTCAGGTCTCTTCCTATATCCCGCCGTTGCCACAGCCAGCCGACACCGAGGCTGACATATCCATGGCCGAGACCGCgatggatgttgttgatgcCCAGGCAACCCCTGAGCTGGTACCCTCCGGAGACCAAGACTCTCCCGAGCACGTAGACGAGCTGCAGGAAGAGGCTATCGAGACAGTTGCGCCATCCGCCATATTTGCTcttgaggaggacgacgtcgttTTTGAGCTTCGGAGCTCTCCGGCCACTGATCAGCTGCTTCAGGAGCTCCCGATGTACGGGACGCCTCTGAAGGTTCCTGCATTTGACTTCACCGGCCCTGAGTTCGACCCCGATGCACACTGGCGCCGTCCCGCTCTTCCGCTAAGCAAATATGTTGAAGGTGAGATGAAGCTTTCCTCGGATGGGCCTCCTAGGAAGCGGAGCCGATACCAgtacgaggaggaggaagacgatgatgacgagagGGTGGTGTTTGGATCTCAGCCTGCAAAGAAGATGAAGTTGCCGCCGCAAAACACCGATGTGGCCTTGTTCAATCCCGAGATGAAGCCAATCAGAGACCGGCTTCACGCAGGCCATCAGTTCCGGCCCCCTGCGGAGTACCAGATGCCGATGCAGAACTTCTACGAGTGTCGCAGCCCCTCACAGTGGACCTTGTCCGAGGATGATGAGTTGCGGAGCCTCGTTCGCGAGTACTCGTACAACTGGTCGCTCATCTCAAGCCTCCTCACTCCGAGGTCTCTGTTCAACTCGGGGGCAGAGCGGAGGACGCCGTGGGAATGCTTTGAACGATGGATCAATCTCGAAGGCTTGCCCACAGACATGCAGAAGACACAATACTTCAAAGCCTACCAGAACAGGATTGATGCCGCCAACCGCGTCATCATGCAACAGAACCAGATTGCTCAACAACAAGCCGCtggctcgacgacgccggcgacgccggtcGCTAGGCGCAGACCGTCGACGCCTCTCAGAGTTGAGCGGCGGCGCAACCAGAAGCACTTGACGCTGATCGACGCCATGAGGAAGCTGGCAAAGAAGCGGGAGACAGCAGCCCAGAAGCAGCAACATGCCACTCAGATGGCTGCCATGCGCAAGGCCAACGAGGCTGCGCAACCTAGAGGCCCCACCAAGACACCCAGGGACTACAGCTTGATGAGATGGGAGCGTGACCAGCAACTTGCCGAGAAGGTGGCTCAGTTTCATCGGCGCCAGGAGGACCAAAGGAGGATTGCCATGCAGGCGCGGCAAGGTCAAGTCGCTGCCCAGATTGCAAGCACTCCTGGCGCTGGCCAGGCGCAGCCAAACGCCGCGGCGCAAGTCAACGGCACCATTCCCCGTCCGAACATGCCCAACCAACTCGCCGTTCCCGGCCAggccggccgaggccgtaTGCCAGTGCAAGCACCGACGGCCAACATGGGCGGCGTTCCAGCCCAGATGGGCGGGCTTGTGCCTCCAGCCATGCAGATGAACGGAGTCCCTCAAGCGCAGATGCAAGCGGCGATGCAGGCCCAGCATAGAATGCCAATGCCCAACCCTCAACCCGACGTCAATTTGATGCTTCAGGCTCGCCGTATCTCGGAGCAACAACGGCAAGCTGTTCAGTTGCAGCAGGCTCAACAGCAAGCCCAGCAACAGGCCCACCCACAGCaaccgcagcagcagcaccaaccacagcagcaacagggTCAGCAGATGCATCAGGGAACGCCCACATCTCACGCATCTCAATCCCACTCCCCGCCCAACATGCGGCCTGCTTCGGTCAATGGTGTCAATGGTGCCAACGGGGTCAATGGGGTCAACCAGCAAAACATCTACGCCAACGCCCAAGCCTTGATGGCATCGGTCAACAGTGCTAATGGCGTTGGAGTATCGACGCCTCCAGCTGGTGGCCTCCACATGCCGAACGGCACTGCGGGTTCCCCTCGGCCCCTGACCCAGGTGCCTGCCAGCATTCAAGTCCAGCTGAACAACCTGGAGAATCAGTACAGGGCAAAGAACCCGAACCTGACACCCGAGCAGGTCCGCCAAGCTGCCACGGAATATCTCACGCGCTTGATGATTGCACAAAGAACGAACATGTCGCAAAATGCTATGAATGCGGCTGCCGGCGGTGGAGGTGCCGCGTCTCCCGGTATCGCCAATGGCCTTgcggccaccaccagcccGCATCAATATGCTGCTCTTCTCaggcagcaacagcagcaacaagcggcggctgctgctgcccagAATGGTCAACCTCAGAACggccagcaccagcagacGCACCATCAGCAGCATCACGGCCAACAAGCCCAATTGCAccatcagcagcaacagcatgGCCAGCAACATCAtgctcagcagcagcaaaatGGCCAACAGCCTCAcgcccagcagcaacacGTCCAACCGCAGCATacccagcaccagcaacacCAGGTTCGAGCCCAGCCAACgccacagccacagcccCAGCCCCAGACCCAGCACACGCCTCAACCTCCTCAGCCCCAGCAGCTGCCGAAGCAGGCTCAACATCAGCAACAACATCAGCCCCAGCAGATCCAACGAGCCCCTTCGGCTCAGCCTACTCAACCGGCGCAGCAGCACCTTCAACAGGCCCAGCAGGTCCAGAAGCCTCCAACTCCTCACACGCCCGTTCAACAGGTTCAGAAGCCTCCGACGCCTGTCGCGCCTGTCGCGCCTGTCCAGAAGCCTCCCACACCGCAGATGCAGAAGGCCCAAACACCGCAGATGCAGAAGGCCCAGACGCCTCAGATGCAGAAGGCTCAGACGCCTCAGATGCAGCAACAGGCGCAGGCTCAACCGCAAGCGCAACAACAGGCACAGCAGGCGGCACAACAagctcagcagcagcgtcaaGCTAGCGGCAGCGCAACACCCTCAGCTACGCCCGCGACGTGA